One part of the Desulfomonile tiedjei genome encodes these proteins:
- a CDS encoding acyltransferase, which yields MEEQKSQFLHFLRWISALFVAIGHSQMIGGGGNSIFIFLASHAHAAVMVFFVLSGYVIAATVEKKRASGYKLQQYFIDRISRIYSVLIPAIILTMLLDFIGTQLFPVRYSDPNLLPQTHGIIRFLVNAFSLQGLWGYRVQFGSNPALWSIGYEFCYYVLFGLVTWKPKYWQLLVAATLLVYGPTVSFYGIIWALGVFAYRSDKRLPLLPVLALFLVANHFLEYQPAIELPEFVRDFLFAITVMLLIMARPKINRRLFPINREMAEFSYSLYAYHTPILFMAYSFITPTPISAWGMVVLCLILSRLLYYITENKRATLKSALTRIGSSFAR from the coding sequence ATGGAGGAGCAAAAGTCACAATTTCTGCATTTCCTCCGCTGGATAAGTGCCCTCTTCGTGGCCATTGGACATTCCCAAATGATAGGTGGCGGCGGAAACTCCATCTTTATTTTTTTGGCTTCCCATGCCCATGCAGCAGTAATGGTTTTTTTTGTTCTGAGCGGTTATGTAATTGCAGCGACCGTGGAAAAAAAACGAGCCTCTGGGTATAAGCTTCAACAATATTTTATTGATCGCATTTCTCGTATCTATTCCGTTTTAATACCTGCAATCATTCTCACGATGCTGCTTGATTTTATCGGCACGCAACTTTTCCCTGTTAGATATTCAGATCCTAACCTTTTGCCACAAACCCATGGAATTATCAGATTCCTTGTGAATGCTTTTTCCTTGCAAGGTCTATGGGGGTATCGGGTGCAGTTTGGGAGTAACCCGGCGCTGTGGTCGATCGGCTATGAGTTTTGTTATTACGTCCTCTTTGGCTTGGTCACGTGGAAACCAAAATACTGGCAATTATTAGTAGCAGCAACTCTGTTGGTCTATGGACCAACGGTCTCATTTTACGGAATAATATGGGCCCTTGGTGTTTTTGCATACAGGTCCGATAAGCGGCTTCCATTGCTCCCGGTCCTCGCTCTTTTCCTGGTTGCCAACCATTTTCTCGAATATCAGCCCGCGATTGAACTACCGGAATTCGTCAGAGATTTTCTATTTGCGATTACGGTCATGCTGCTAATAATGGCGAGGCCTAAAATAAATCGCCGACTCTTTCCAATCAACCGCGAGATGGCTGAATTTAGCTATTCCTTGTACGCCTACCACACGCCAATATTGTTTATGGCATATTCATTTATAACGCCAACGCCAATCTCCGCTTGGGGTATGGTGGTATTGTGTCTGATCCTTTCTCGATTGCTTTATTACATTACGGAAAATAAGCGTGCAACGCTCAAATCCGCTTTGACTCGTATTGGTTCTTCATTTGCGAGGTAG
- a CDS encoding helix-turn-helix domain-containing protein, with protein sequence MTTERKTIKDRLGVLKFAEKLGSVPCACKVMGYSRDGFSRFKQLYEQEGTWRSRRS encoded by the coding sequence ATGACCACGGAGCGGAAGACCATTAAGGACAGGTTGGGCGTTCTGAAGTTTGCAGAGAAGCTGGGGAGTGTGCCTTGTGCCTGCAAGGTTATGGGGTATTCCCGAGACGGCTTCTCTCGGTTCAAGCAGTTGTATGAGCAAGAGGGGACCTGGCGCTCCAGGAGATCGTAA